A single Lysinibacter sp. HNR DNA region contains:
- a CDS encoding lytic polysaccharide monooxygenase, with product MSIKKLRYAAMGIAAALIAGGATFGVALSASAHGYVGGGDSDLIARPAIKENTNLGAAQYDKHSLEGPKGFPENGPKDGQLASVNSLFGKELDEQSSTRWIKNKINTGPNTVYWTYTQVHSTSKWHYYITKDGWDQNAPLTRAALEPLATVMHDGSSSGNNPRHTIDIPQTKHGYHIIYAVWDVADTPNAFYNTIDVDINGDAPIDNEAPTTPQEVKSTKVTDSAVTLTWSPSTDNVGVAGYDIYRDGTFVGSSTTTSYTDKPLQAETKYTYTVVAYDRAGNKSPASAPLTVTTKVAAGPDTENPTAPSGVHSMGTTATSVDLMWTPSTDNVGVVGYDVLRATNNQSYNKIGSTEDARYLDKTVRPNTTYNYKVVAKDAAGNTATSEPFTVTTPEAPATCDYPEWDARGTYSKGDRVTHKGLAYEAVQGYTGNGDPNWINAPSLWKQIDDTTNCK from the coding sequence ATGTCGATTAAAAAATTACGCTATGCCGCCATGGGTATAGCAGCCGCACTCATCGCCGGAGGAGCAACCTTCGGCGTCGCACTATCTGCATCAGCACACGGCTACGTCGGAGGCGGAGACAGCGACCTCATCGCCCGACCCGCGATAAAAGAAAACACCAACCTGGGTGCTGCACAATACGATAAGCACAGTCTCGAGGGGCCCAAAGGCTTCCCTGAGAATGGGCCCAAAGATGGACAGCTTGCCTCCGTCAACAGCCTCTTTGGTAAAGAATTAGACGAGCAAAGCTCAACCCGATGGATCAAAAACAAAATAAACACGGGCCCCAACACCGTGTACTGGACCTACACCCAAGTACACAGCACCTCCAAATGGCACTACTACATCACCAAGGACGGCTGGGACCAAAACGCCCCGCTCACCCGCGCCGCTCTAGAGCCTCTAGCAACTGTGATGCACGACGGAAGCAGCTCCGGGAATAATCCCCGCCACACTATCGATATCCCACAGACCAAGCACGGATATCACATCATCTACGCCGTATGGGACGTTGCCGACACACCCAATGCGTTCTATAACACTATCGATGTCGACATCAACGGTGACGCACCCATCGACAACGAAGCACCAACCACACCGCAAGAGGTGAAGAGCACCAAGGTAACCGACTCCGCCGTCACACTCACCTGGTCCCCCTCCACCGACAACGTCGGCGTCGCGGGATACGACATCTATCGCGACGGAACGTTCGTAGGTTCAAGCACCACCACCTCCTACACCGATAAACCACTCCAGGCCGAGACCAAGTACACCTACACCGTTGTCGCTTATGATCGTGCAGGAAACAAATCACCCGCAAGCGCACCACTCACCGTAACCACAAAGGTCGCAGCCGGACCCGACACGGAAAACCCCACCGCCCCCAGCGGTGTACACTCCATGGGCACCACCGCAACCAGCGTCGACCTCATGTGGACACCCTCCACCGATAACGTCGGAGTTGTTGGATACGACGTCCTCCGCGCAACCAACAACCAGAGCTACAACAAGATCGGCTCCACCGAAGACGCTCGATACCTCGACAAAACGGTTCGCCCCAACACAACCTACAACTACAAAGTTGTTGCTAAAGACGCAGCCGGAAACACCGCCACCAGCGAGCCCTTCACCGTCACAACCCCCGAAGCCCCCGCAACCTGCGACTACCCCGAGTGGGACGCCCGCGGAACCTACAGCAAAGGCGACCGAGTAACCCACAAGGGACTGGCCTATGAAGCGGTACAGGGCTACACGGGCAACGGTGACCCCAACTGGATCAATGCCCCCTCCCTCTGGAAGCAAATCGACGACACAACCAACTGCAAATAA